The following proteins are co-located in the Solanum pennellii chromosome 8, SPENNV200 genome:
- the LOC107028826 gene encoding homeobox-leucine zipper protein ATHB-15, with amino-acid sequence MMAVTSSCKDKFGMDSGKYVRYTPEQVEALERLYHECPKPSSLRRQQLIRECPILSNIEPKQIKVWFQNRRCREKQRKESSRLQGVNRKLTAMNKLLMEENDRLQKQVSQLVYENSFFRQQTQTAALATTDNNSCESVVTSGQHNLTPQRPPRDASPAGLLSLAEETLTEFLSKATGTAVEWVQMPGMKPGPDSIGIIAISHGCSGVASRACGLVGLEPTRVAEILKDRPSWFRDCRAVDVLNVMSTGNGGTIELLYMQLYAPTTLAPARDFWLMRYTSVMEDGSLVICERSLNNTQNGPSMPPVQSFVRADILPSGYLIRPCEGGGSIIHIVDHMDLEPWSVPEVLRPLYESSTLLSQRTTMAALRHLRQISQEISHPTVSGWGRRPAALRALGQRLSKGFNEAVNGFTDEGWSMLESDGIDDVTILVNSSPSKLMGANISYANGFPSMSSAVLCAKASMLLQNVPPPILLRFLREHRSEWADSGIDAYSAAAVKAGPCSIPVTRIGSFGGQIILPLAHTIEHEEFMEVIRLESIGHYQDDMIMPSDIFLLQLCNGVDENAIGTCAELMFAPIDASFADDAPLLPSGFRIIPLDSKADASSPNRTLDLASTLEVGPAGSRPTGDHSKNSGSAKSVMTIAFQFAFEIHLQESIAAMACQYVRSIISSVQRVALALSPSRIGSLPGLRSPPGTPEAQTLARWICQSYRFFLGVELLKSASGGSESILKEIWDHSDALMCCSMKALPVFTFANEAGLDMLETTLVALQDISLEKIFDDNGRKALYSELPQIMQQGFACLQGGICLSSMGRPISYERAVAWKVLNEEEDAHCICFMFINWSFV; translated from the exons ATGATGGCTGTGACATCAAGCTGTAAAGACAAATTTGGGATGGATAGTGGTAAATATGTGAGGTACACTCCTGAGCAGGTAGAGGCTTTGGAGAGGTTGTATCATGAATGTCCAAAGCCTAGTTCACTCCGTCGCCAGCAGTTGATTCGGGAGTGTCCAATTCTGTCGAATATCGAGCCAAAACAGATCAAAGTTTGGTTCCAGAACAGAAG ATGTAGAGAGAAGCAACGTAAAGAATCATCGCGCCTTCAAGGCGTGAACAGAAAATTGACTGCAATGAATAAGCTGTTGATGGAAGAGAACGATAGGTTGCAGAAGCAAGTTTCACAGTTGGTGTATGAGAATAGCTTTTTCCGCCAACAGACACAAACT GCAGCCTTAGCCACCACAGACAACAATAGTTGTGAATCTGTGGTGACGAGTGGTCAACACAACTTGACCCCTCAGCGTCCACCAAGGGATGCAAGCCCTGCGGG ACTTTTGTCCTTAGCAGAGGAAACTTTAACAGAGTTTTTATCAAAGGCAACTGGAACTGCTGTGGAGTGGGTCCAAATGCCTGGGATGAAG CCTGGTCCGGATTCCATTGGAATCATTGCAATTTCTCATGGTTGCTCAGGAGTAGCCTCGCGTGCTTGTGGCCTTGTGGGTCTAGAGCCTACAAGA GTTGCTGAAATTCTTAAAGATCGGCCATCATGGTTTCGTGACTGCCGAGCAGTGGATGTTCTCAATGTGATGTCCACTGGAAACGGTGGAACCATTGAATTGCTATACATGCAg CTCTATGCACCTACTACACTGGCACCAGCTCGTGACTTTTGGTTAATGCGTTATACATCTGTAATGGAAGATGGTAGCCTTGTG ATATGTGAAAGATCCCTGAACAACACTCAGAATGGTCCTAGTATGCCACCGGTGCAGAGTTTTGTGAGAGCAGATATACTGCCGAGTGGATATCTGATACGACCCTGTGAAGGAGGTGGTTCAATCATTCACATAGTTGACCATATGGATTTAGAG CCATGGAGTGTGCCTGAAGTGTTGCGTCCACTGTATGAGTCATCAACATTGTTGTCGCAGAGGACAACTATGGCG GCATTACGTCACTTGAGACAAATTTCTCAAGAAATTTCACATCCTACTGTCTCTGGCTGGGGAAGAAGACCTGCTGCGTTGCGCGCACTTGGTCAAAGATTGAGCAA GGGTTTTAACGAGGCCGTTAATGGTTTTACTGATGAGGGatggtctatgcttgaaagtgATGGCATAGATGATGTTACTATTCTTGTGAACTCATCACCCAGCAAATTGATGGGTGCAAATATCTCTTATGCCAATGGATTTCCATCGATGAGCAGCGCTGTGCTTTGTGCCAAGGCTTCTATGCTTTTACAG AACGTACCTCCACCCATTCTGCTAAGGTTCTTGCGGGAACACCGATCAGAATGGGCAGACAGTGGTATCGATGCTTATTCAGCTGCTGCAGTTAAAGCTGGTCCATGCAGCATACCAGTCACTCGAATTGGAAGTTTTGGTGGACAAATTATTCTTCCACTGGCTCACACTATTGAACATGAAGAG TTTATGGAGGTGATAAGACTTGAAAGCATTGGCCACTATCAAGATGACATGATAATGCCTAGTGACATCTTCCTTCTGCAA CTTTGTAATGGAGTGGACGAGAATGCTATTGGAACATGTGCAGAGCTCATGTTTGCTCCTATTGATGCCTCATTTGCTGATGATgctcctctccttccctctggTTTTCGTATCATTCCTCTGGATTCCAAGGCG GACGCATCTAGTCCAAACCGCACACTTGATCTTGCATCAACTCTTGAGGTTGGACCAGCTGGAAGTCGACCAACTGGGGATCATTCCAAGAATTCTGGTAGCGCAAAATCGGTTATGACAATAGCATTTCAATTTGCATTTGAGATTCATCTTCAAGAAAGCATAGCTGCTATGGCATGTCAATATGTCCGCAGTATCATATCATCTGTTCAGAGGGTTGCTTTGGCTCTCTCTCCATCTCGTATTGGTTCTCTCCCTGGTCTAAGGTCTCCACCTGGCACACCTGAAGCCCAGACTCTTGCCCGTTGGATTTGCCAAAGTTATAG ATTCTTCTTAGGCGTGGAGCTGCTCAAATCTGCTAGCGGAGGAAGTGAATCCATCCTGAAAGAAATTTGGGATCACTCAGATGCTCTGATGTGTTGCTCTATGAAG GCACTGCCAGTTTTCACATTCGCGAATGAGGCTGGACTTGACATGCTAGAAACCACCTTAGTAGCCCTTCAAGATATTAGTCTGGAAAAGATTTTCGATGACAATGGAAGAAAGGCTCTCTACTCTGAGCTTCCACAGATTATGCAgcag GGTTTTGCATGTCTTCAAGGTGGTATCTGTTTGTCAAGTATGGGAAGGCCAATATCCTATGAGAGAGCAGTAGCTTGGAAAGTattgaatgaagaagaagatgcccattgtatatgttttatgtttatcaATTGGTCTTTTGTCTGA